One part of the Rutidosis leptorrhynchoides isolate AG116_Rl617_1_P2 chromosome 1, CSIRO_AGI_Rlap_v1, whole genome shotgun sequence genome encodes these proteins:
- the LOC139882130 gene encoding probable serine/threonine-protein kinase PBL12: MEGVQHLKIPLAEIKLATNNFGAENYIARGGFGKVYIGKLTVQGQQITVAVKRLDPSLGQGKHEFLMEIQMLSCYRHKNLVCLVGFCDEGGEKILVYEHAKHGSLDRYVSDPTKLSWLQRLQISVGAARGFNYLHHDVGPQHRVLHRDIKSSNILLNENWEARVSDFGLSKIGPSNVEFTFLVTNACGTMGYIDPEYFKTDILTKESDVYSFGVVLFELLCGRLAIVNKYQDERRVLASLAKRCYKENRVHDIIPPDLINQMKVDSLNVYSTVAYRCLLDNRTERPTMGWIVERLEKALELQTSSKLRGFIRVGTWGKRSEDPEHKWSFELENYHNLVKITIDYDDDVLYSLIFTSESSGVLHTSDKLGGSPDGINVSEITFEADEKIIGINGTVGTRDGHAMISSLSFKTSKRTHGPFGRVTEKGFYVPWEKEGWLVGFYGTATSYINSIGVYLKTTEEMIKVGTWGSKEPLGPQNVWSFELEKNHHLKKLEIGHGDLIYSLMFTTQYRGVTTTSKKAGGWNGAEKVTEVNFDWDEEINAIDGTIALSRGKYAGYTVISSISFVTNKRTHGPFGQVRGTHFLVPWDDGSFAGFHGRCGYYIDSIGVYLKSTTT; the protein is encoded by the exons ATGGAAGGAGTACAACACTTAAAAATTCCACTTGCTGAGATTAAGTTGGCCACCAACAACTTCGGAGCTGAAAATTATATCGCCCGTGGTGGATTTGGTAAAGTGTACATAGGTAAACTTACCGTACAGGGTCAACAGATCACTGTAGCAGTGAAGAGGCTAGATCCTTCACTGGGACAAGGAAAACATGAGTTCTTGATGGAAATTCAAATGCTGTCATGTTATCGACACAAAAATCTTGTCTGTCTGGTCGGATTTTGTGACGAGGGCGGAGAAAAAATCCTTGTTTACGAACACGCAAAACATGGAAGCCTTGATAGGTATGTTAGTGACCCGACTAAGCTCTCATGGTTGCAACGTCTCCAAATAAGTGTTGGTGCGGCCCGTGGTTTTAATTACCTTCATCATGACGTGGGACCCCAACATAGGGTTTTGCATCGTGACATAAAGAGCTCTAATATTCTCCTGAATGAGAATTGGGAAGCCAGAGTATCTGATTTCGGATTGTCGAAAATTGGACCTTCTAATGTTGAGTTTACATTTCTTGTTACTAATGCTTGTGGCACTATGGGATATATTGATCCAGAATATTTTAAAACTGACATTTTAACAAAGGAATCCGATGTGTATTCCTTTGGGGTGGTGCTATTCGAACTCTTGTGTGGAAGGCTGGCGATTGTAAACAAATATCAAGACGAACGTCGGGTTCTTGCTTCCCTGGCAAAACGATGTTATAAAGAAAACAGAGTACATGACATCATCCCTCCTGATCTCATTAATCAAATGAAAGTAGATTCGTTAAACGTGTACTCAACGGTAGCGTACCGATGTTTGTTAGACAATCGAACTGAACGCCCAACGATGGGTTGGATCGTTGAAAGACTTGAGAAGGCGTTAGAACTTCAA ACTTCCAGCAAACTTAGAGGATTTATTCGGGTCGGAACATGGGGCAAACGAAGCGAAGATCCTGAACATAAGTGGTCCTTTGAACTTGAAAACTATCATAATCTAGTGAAGATAAcaattgattatgatgatgatgtattatACTCTCTCATTTTTACAAGTGAATCTAGTGGTGTTTTGCACACTTCTGACAAGCTTGGTGGTTCTCCTGATGGAATAAATGTATCCGAG ATTACATTTGAGGCTGATGAGAAGATAATTGGCATTAATGGAACTGTTGGTACTAGAGATGGTCATGCGATGATTTCATCACTATCTTTTAAAACGAGCAAGAGGACCCATGGACCGTTTGGTCGAGTAACGGAGAAGGGTTTCTATGTACCATGGGAGAAAGAAGGGTGGTTAGTTGGGTTTTATGGAACTGCTACCAGTTATATTAACAGCATTGGTGTGTACCTGAAAACTACTGAGGAAATGATAAAGGTTGGAACATGGGGATCAAAAGAGCCTTTGGGCCCGCAGAATGTATGGTCTTTTGAGCTTGAGAAAAATCATCATTTGAAAAAGTTAGAGATTGGACATGGCGATCTTATATACTCCCTCATGTTTACTACACAATATAGAGGCGTAACAACGACTTCTAAAAAAGCTGGTGGTTGGAATGGTGCTGAAAAGGTTACAGAG GTGAATTTTGATTGGGATGAAGAAATAAACGCCATTGATGGAACAATTGCTTTATCAAGGGGAAAATATGCTGGGTACACGGTAATTTCATCAATATCATTTGTGACGAACAAAAGAACACATGGACCATTTGGTCAAGTTAGAGGGACACATTTCCTAGTACCATGGGACGATGGTTCTTTTGCTGGATTTCATGGGCGTTGTGGCTATTATATTGATAGTATTGGTGTCTATTTGAAGAGTACTACAACATAA